From Streptomyces sp. NBC_01426, a single genomic window includes:
- a CDS encoding ATP-binding protein, whose amino-acid sequence MTVATPAPHAPAPPTADSTRVPATAAAARARVCDLLRRAGISLDSVTAADTLLVTSELVTNAIRHGGGLTAFHTEIADDTLLLSVADANPRAPEPRTGTPDQPGGYGWPLITRLTERVDIRSHLDGKTISAELRLA is encoded by the coding sequence ATGACCGTCGCGACACCGGCCCCTCACGCGCCGGCGCCACCGACGGCCGATTCCACCCGCGTGCCGGCCACTGCGGCCGCCGCCCGCGCCAGGGTCTGCGACCTGCTGCGACGTGCGGGCATCAGCCTGGACAGCGTCACCGCCGCGGACACCCTCCTCGTCACCTCCGAGCTCGTCACGAACGCGATCCGCCACGGCGGCGGCCTCACCGCGTTCCACACCGAGATCGCGGACGACACCCTCCTGCTGTCCGTCGCGGACGCCAACCCCCGCGCCCCCGAGCCCCGCACGGGCACCCCCGACCAGCCGGGCGGCTACGGATGGCCCCTCATCACACGCCTCACCGAACGCGTCGACATCCGCAGCCACCTCGACGGCAAGACCATCAGCGCCGAACTGCGCCTGGCCTGA